The Panacibacter microcysteis genome includes a window with the following:
- the atpE gene encoding ATP synthase F0 subunit C: MDLLTVLLSDVAWANAGGALGAGLAAIGAGIGIGQIGKGAVESIARQPEAANDIRANMILTAAFVEGVALFAVIAGILAMFV; the protein is encoded by the coding sequence ATGGACTTATTAACCGTGTTATTAAGCGACGTAGCCTGGGCAAACGCTGGTGGTGCTCTTGGTGCAGGTCTTGCTGCAATCGGTGCTGGTATTGGTATCGGCCAGATCGGTAAAGGCGCTGTAGAAAGCATTGCACGTCAGCCCGAAGCTGCAAACGACATCCGTGCAAACATGATCCTTACTGCGGCTTTCGTAGAGGGTGTTGCACTGTTTGCGGTAATTGCAGGTATCCTTGCAATGTTCGTGTAA
- a CDS encoding sugar phosphate isomerase/epimerase family protein produces MKHLVKGLVAGLSLTVAVACGSGNNAGENTDSTSTTSADTSSFDVSANWKIGTQMWTFNHFTLAQALDKADSAGVKNVECYWGQPLGADMKGEFGINMTDDAKAKLKQLLQSKGIQVVAMGVIAPADQAEWVKAFQLAKDFGLSYITSEPKKDQWNMIDSLAGSYGIKVAIHEHAKPNPYWHPDSVLAAINGHPNIGACADLGHWARSGLDPVECLKKLDGHVYGVHLKDIKTFGEEHAEDTIVGKGVIKFDPIFDELKRQQFRGMISIEHESNWLNNLPDVIETVKFYNDQVTRLK; encoded by the coding sequence ATGAAACATTTAGTTAAGGGTTTGGTAGCTGGCTTATCGCTGACGGTAGCTGTTGCGTGCGGCAGCGGAAACAACGCAGGTGAAAACACGGATTCAACAAGCACTACTTCTGCAGATACCAGTTCTTTCGATGTGTCTGCTAACTGGAAAATTGGTACGCAAATGTGGACATTCAACCATTTCACACTTGCACAGGCGCTGGATAAAGCAGATAGCGCCGGCGTTAAAAATGTAGAATGCTATTGGGGTCAGCCGCTGGGTGCAGACATGAAGGGCGAATTTGGTATTAACATGACGGACGATGCAAAAGCAAAACTGAAACAGCTCTTACAATCCAAAGGAATACAGGTTGTGGCAATGGGTGTAATAGCGCCCGCAGACCAGGCCGAATGGGTAAAAGCATTTCAGCTTGCAAAAGATTTTGGCCTTAGCTATATTACATCTGAGCCAAAGAAAGACCAGTGGAACATGATTGACAGTCTTGCCGGCTCATACGGTATTAAAGTGGCCATTCATGAACACGCCAAACCAAATCCTTACTGGCACCCAGATTCTGTACTTGCCGCAATCAACGGCCATCCAAATATTGGCGCTTGTGCAGACCTTGGCCATTGGGCACGCAGCGGTCTCGATCCTGTAGAGTGCTTAAAAAAACTGGATGGCCACGTATACGGCGTTCACCTGAAAGACATTAAAACTTTTGGCGAAGAACATGCTGAAGACACGATTGTTGGCAAAGGCGTAATTAAGTTTGACCCAATATTTGATGAACTTAAACGCCAGCAATTTCGTGGTATGATCTCTATAGAACACGAGTCTAACTGGTTAAACAACCTGCCAGATGTAATAGAAACAGTAAAATTTTATAACGACCAGGTTACGAGACTTAAGTAG
- a CDS encoding alpha-L-fucosidase gives MKNIFTLLLFYSLSPLLFGQKTGEPAPSARQLQWHELEFYLFAHFGPNTFTDLEWGKGNEQEEVFNPTQLDCRQWCRIAKASGAKGIIITAKHHDGFCLWPSAYSTHTVAQSKWKEGKGDVLKDLSDACKEYNLKLGIYLSPWDRNHPKYGTADYNEVFVNMMKEVVTRYGPFFEFWWDGANGEGPNGKKQVYDWHSFEQTMRTIAPNTPVFSDIGPDIRWVGNEKGIAGSTNWNMLDTAGFNRGEGAPPTDTLTTGNYNGKNWIPAECDVSIRPGWFYHANEDDKVKSPQQLFDLYLKSAGRGAALLLNVPPDRRGLINEKDSAALIGFKKLRDESFAVNLAATARKETYYDNVLFKKQFFADGDATTFERNINYQKTSYWLRFDKGQRLNCVVLREAIQFGQHTSGFKIELLDGARVLQTITGTTIGRKRILTFPSVKASAVRFIITAAKGTPVISEVEVYNIDDSLIETK, from the coding sequence ATGAAAAACATTTTTACACTGTTACTTTTTTATTCTCTCTCTCCGCTTTTGTTTGGTCAAAAAACAGGTGAACCGGCACCATCTGCAAGACAATTACAGTGGCATGAACTGGAGTTTTACCTTTTTGCCCATTTTGGGCCCAATACATTTACAGACCTTGAATGGGGAAAAGGCAATGAACAGGAAGAAGTATTTAACCCTACACAACTCGACTGCAGGCAATGGTGCCGCATTGCAAAAGCTTCCGGCGCAAAAGGTATTATTATTACGGCCAAACACCACGATGGATTTTGCCTTTGGCCAAGTGCTTATTCCACGCATACCGTGGCACAGAGCAAATGGAAAGAAGGCAAAGGGGATGTGCTGAAAGACTTGAGCGATGCCTGTAAAGAATACAACCTGAAACTTGGTATTTACCTTTCGCCATGGGATCGTAACCACCCAAAGTATGGAACAGCGGATTACAACGAAGTATTTGTTAATATGATGAAGGAAGTGGTAACCCGTTACGGACCTTTCTTTGAATTCTGGTGGGACGGTGCTAATGGTGAGGGCCCCAATGGTAAAAAGCAGGTGTACGACTGGCACAGCTTTGAACAAACTATGCGAACCATAGCGCCTAACACACCAGTGTTTAGTGATATAGGGCCGGACATAAGATGGGTTGGCAATGAAAAGGGTATTGCAGGCAGTACCAACTGGAACATGCTTGACACGGCAGGTTTTAACAGGGGCGAAGGTGCACCCCCAACAGATACACTAACAACCGGAAACTATAACGGGAAGAACTGGATACCTGCCGAATGCGATGTAAGCATAAGGCCGGGTTGGTTCTATCATGCCAATGAAGATGATAAAGTAAAATCTCCGCAGCAGCTTTTTGATCTATATTTAAAGTCTGCCGGCCGCGGAGCTGCCTTATTGCTGAACGTACCCCCTGACAGAAGAGGTCTAATAAACGAAAAAGACAGCGCAGCATTGATAGGTTTTAAAAAACTGCGTGATGAAAGTTTTGCAGTGAACCTTGCAGCCACTGCAAGAAAAGAAACTTACTACGATAACGTATTGTTTAAAAAGCAGTTTTTTGCAGATGGAGATGCAACAACTTTTGAACGAAACATCAACTACCAAAAAACCTCTTACTGGTTGCGTTTTGATAAAGGTCAGCGGCTGAACTGCGTTGTACTAAGAGAAGCGATACAGTTTGGGCAGCATACAAGCGGCTTCAAAATAGAGTTGCTGGATGGCGCCAGGGTGTTGCAAACCATTACCGGCACAACGATTGGAAGGAAAAGAATACTTACATTTCCATCCGTAAAAGCAAGTGCGGTAAGATTTATTATCACCGCTGCAAAAGGCACCCCGGTAATAAGTGAGGTGGAAGTATACAATATTGATGATTCATTGATTGAAACTAAGTAA
- the atpH gene encoding ATP synthase F1 subunit delta, with amino-acid sequence MPNPRLAARYAKSLIDLATEKGELEVVYADAKYLQALTKASKDFANLLRSPIIKADKKQSIIDAVAGSNVSAIMNAFTKLLVNKSRESDLPEIIDAFIEQYNVIKGIHKVRLTTAVPVSDEVKNAIVAKAKTEAGLENVELETKVDEQIIGGFMLEYNNNLVDASILRDLNDIKKQFSQNVYLHNIR; translated from the coding sequence ATGCCTAATCCACGTTTAGCCGCCCGGTATGCAAAAAGTTTAATCGATCTTGCCACAGAAAAAGGTGAGTTGGAAGTTGTATATGCGGACGCGAAATATCTACAAGCACTTACCAAAGCAAGCAAGGATTTTGCAAACCTGCTGCGTAGCCCGATCATTAAAGCTGATAAAAAGCAAAGTATCATTGATGCAGTAGCGGGTAGTAATGTTTCTGCAATAATGAATGCTTTTACAAAGCTTTTGGTGAATAAAAGCCGTGAAAGTGATTTACCGGAAATCATTGATGCGTTTATTGAGCAATACAATGTCATTAAAGGTATTCATAAGGTTAGGCTTACCACTGCAGTTCCTGTGAGTGATGAGGTGAAGAATGCTATAGTAGCAAAAGCCAAAACAGAGGCCGGGCTGGAGAACGTGGAGCTTGAAACAAAAGTTGATGAACAAATCATTGGCGGCTTTATGCTGGAGTACAATAATAATCTCGTTGATGCAAGTATACTGAGAGACCTGAATGATATTAAAAAGCAATTCAGCCAGAACGTGTATTTACACAACATTCGCTAA
- the atpA gene encoding F0F1 ATP synthase subunit alpha, with the protein MVQIKPDEISAILRQQLSNFNASADLEEVGTVLQVGDGIARVYGLNNVRSGELVEFENGVKAIALNLEEDNVGVVLMGESKGIKEGDKVRRTGKIASIKVGDGLAGRVINTLGEPIDGKGPIAGDLYEMPLERKAPGVIYREPVKEPLQTGIKAIDAMIPVGRGQRELVIGDRQTGKTAICLDTIINQREFFEAGNPVYCIYVAIGQKASTIAGVMKTLEDNGAMKYTTIVAASASDPAPQQFYAPFAGAAIGEYFRDTGRPALIIYDDLSKQAVAYREVSLLLRRPPGREAYPGDVFYLHSRLLERAAKVIANDSVAKNMNDLPDSIKHLVKGGGSLTALPIIETQAGDVSAYIPTNVISITDGQIFLEGNLFNAGIRPAINVGISVSRVGGNAQIKSMKKVAGTLKLDQAQYRELEAFSKFGGDLDAATKYVIDKGARNVEVLKQPQFSPFSVEKQVAIIYLGTQGLLRDVAVKNVKAFEEQFLMEMQSKLPEVLAEFKKGNLPEDGIAKMVQLAKNIMPAYK; encoded by the coding sequence ATGGTTCAGATTAAACCCGACGAAATATCAGCGATACTGAGGCAGCAATTGAGCAACTTCAATGCCTCTGCTGATCTTGAAGAAGTGGGTACCGTACTCCAGGTGGGTGATGGTATTGCACGTGTTTACGGATTGAACAACGTTCGTTCCGGTGAACTAGTTGAGTTCGAAAACGGTGTAAAAGCTATTGCGCTTAACCTTGAGGAAGATAACGTGGGTGTGGTTTTGATGGGTGAAAGTAAAGGTATTAAAGAAGGCGACAAGGTACGTCGTACCGGTAAAATCGCTTCTATTAAAGTAGGTGATGGCCTTGCCGGCCGTGTTATTAACACGCTCGGTGAACCAATTGACGGCAAAGGACCGATTGCCGGTGATCTTTATGAAATGCCGCTGGAGCGTAAAGCCCCGGGTGTTATATACCGCGAGCCGGTAAAAGAACCTTTACAAACCGGTATTAAAGCAATCGATGCGATGATACCTGTTGGCCGTGGCCAACGTGAACTGGTAATTGGAGACAGGCAGACCGGTAAAACTGCTATTTGCCTGGATACCATTATAAATCAGCGGGAGTTCTTCGAAGCAGGAAATCCTGTTTATTGTATATATGTTGCAATTGGTCAGAAAGCTTCAACCATTGCCGGAGTTATGAAAACGCTGGAAGACAATGGTGCGATGAAGTACACTACAATTGTTGCGGCAAGTGCGAGTGACCCGGCTCCACAGCAGTTCTACGCCCCGTTTGCCGGTGCTGCAATTGGTGAATATTTCCGTGATACCGGACGCCCTGCATTGATCATCTATGATGACCTTTCCAAACAGGCGGTAGCCTACCGTGAAGTATCATTGTTATTACGTCGTCCTCCCGGCCGTGAAGCTTATCCTGGTGATGTATTCTATCTCCATAGTCGTTTACTTGAACGTGCTGCAAAAGTTATTGCTAATGATTCTGTGGCAAAGAATATGAACGACCTGCCTGATTCTATTAAGCATCTGGTAAAAGGTGGTGGCAGCTTAACGGCTTTACCAATTATCGAAACACAGGCTGGAGACGTTTCTGCGTACATTCCTACAAACGTTATCTCTATTACAGACGGACAGATATTCCTTGAAGGCAACCTCTTTAACGCCGGTATCCGTCCCGCCATCAACGTGGGTATTTCTGTAAGCCGCGTGGGTGGTAATGCGCAAATCAAATCGATGAAGAAAGTGGCTGGCACACTTAAGCTTGACCAGGCTCAGTATCGTGAGCTGGAAGCGTTCTCAAAATTCGGCGGAGATCTTGATGCGGCAACCAAATACGTAATCGACAAAGGCGCACGTAACGTGGAAGTGCTGAAGCAGCCTCAGTTCTCTCCGTTCAGCGTGGAAAAACAGGTTGCAATCATTTACCTTGGTACGCAAGGTTTATTGCGCGATGTTGCTGTTAAAAACGTAAAAGCGTTTGAAGAGCAATTCCTGATGGAAATGCAAAGCAAATTGCCCGAAGTACTGGCTGAATTTAAGAAAGGTAATTTACCGGAAGATGGTATAGCCAAAATGGTTCAGCTTGCTAAAAATATAATGCCTGCTTATAAATAA
- the atpF gene encoding F0F1 ATP synthase subunit B gives MQLLTPEFGLLIWTLIAFLIVFFILGKFAFPAITKGLKEREEGIANALASADKAKAEMAQLKNENEALLAKAREERNILLKEAKETADKLIADAKDKAKNEFDRIIAEAQIAIQQQKNAALTDVKNQVGNLVIEVAEKVLRKELANKSEQENYIKQLADGVKLN, from the coding sequence ATGCAACTACTTACACCTGAATTTGGCTTGCTGATATGGACACTGATCGCGTTTTTGATTGTGTTCTTTATCCTCGGAAAGTTTGCTTTCCCTGCTATTACCAAAGGTTTAAAAGAGCGTGAAGAAGGAATTGCCAATGCTTTAGCTTCTGCTGATAAAGCAAAAGCTGAAATGGCACAGCTTAAAAATGAAAATGAAGCCCTGCTTGCTAAAGCCAGAGAGGAACGGAACATTTTATTGAAAGAAGCAAAAGAAACGGCCGATAAGCTTATTGCAGACGCAAAAGATAAGGCTAAGAATGAGTTTGACCGTATTATTGCTGAAGCGCAGATAGCTATTCAACAGCAGAAAAATGCTGCTCTAACTGATGTTAAAAACCAGGTAGGCAATCTTGTAATAGAAGTAGCAGAGAAAGTTTTACGCAAAGAGTTAGCAAACAAATCTGAACAGGAGAACTACATTAAGCAATTAGCTGACGGTGTAAAACTGAACTGA
- a CDS encoding DUF6515 family protein: MNRFAAILILTFFSISAFSQPVRQRRVIVHRNPVVVHRNPVIVNRGPVVVNRSPVVVGRGPAFVSRPPAYYPYHGINFRFSGGYYYRPYGSYWRMTRPPLGLRISVLPFGYSSYYWGGVPYYAYNGIYYRRYDDNNYEVADPPMGATLSSLPRGAKSVLVNGEEFYELNGVYYKETENEKGKRVYVVTGKNGEVNNSAAQADDTQNFIPQEGDIIDQLPENCKTITLHGNTYYVDANDTYYQGVEQDGTTRYEVVGKPSDDVQD, translated from the coding sequence ATGAACAGATTTGCAGCAATACTGATACTTACCTTTTTTTCTATCTCGGCTTTTAGTCAGCCTGTAAGACAAAGACGGGTAATTGTTCACAGAAATCCTGTTGTGGTTCACAGAAACCCGGTTATTGTGAACAGGGGGCCGGTAGTTGTAAACAGGAGCCCGGTTGTAGTTGGCCGTGGTCCTGCATTTGTTAGCAGACCACCTGCCTATTATCCATACCACGGAATTAATTTCAGGTTTAGCGGAGGCTATTATTACAGACCTTATGGCAGTTACTGGAGAATGACCAGGCCACCACTTGGTTTACGAATAAGTGTATTACCTTTTGGCTATTCCTCTTATTACTGGGGTGGTGTACCCTATTATGCATATAATGGCATTTATTATCGCAGGTACGATGATAACAACTATGAGGTAGCAGACCCGCCGATGGGAGCTACATTGTCTTCTCTGCCACGTGGCGCCAAAAGTGTATTAGTAAATGGCGAGGAATTTTACGAGTTGAATGGCGTATACTACAAAGAAACAGAAAATGAAAAGGGAAAACGGGTATATGTTGTTACAGGTAAAAACGGTGAAGTAAATAACAGCGCTGCCCAGGCAGATGATACACAAAATTTTATTCCTCAGGAAGGTGATATCATAGATCAGTTGCCGGAAAATTGTAAGACGATAACACTGCACGGCAATACCTACTATGTGGATGCAAATGACACTTACTACCAGGGAGTAGAACAGGATGGTACAACGCGCTACGAAGTGGTAGGAAAGCCATCTGACGACGTACAAGACTAG